The Culex pipiens pallens isolate TS chromosome 2, TS_CPP_V2, whole genome shotgun sequence DNA window CATGCCGCCGTCGTACGCGATTCAGGCGCCGTCAATCTTCGATTCTAGTCTACCGGCGCTGAACAAGCGAGGTTTGTGTCAGCGATCTCTTCCAGACGGGACTTCATAGAACTAACAATGCTTCCGCATGTTTGCTTGCAGATCTCCAGGAACTGTCGACCTTCCTGCCGGAGCTCACGGAGAAGATCCAGCTACCGAACATAGATTCTGTGATAGATTTCTTTTCATCTAGATCGGTAGAGGGCACCAACCAGAGCAAGAGCAGCGGTCTGCAGGAGTATCCGCCGGACATGGGAGCAGCGGAACCCACTGCCATCGACGGAAAGGGCGATGCGGACTCCGCCACCACCGCACAACAACCAACGAAAGAGTGAGTGGAACCTTGGAAGTCCTACTTCAGGCCGGTTGATGAACATATCTCTTTATTTTCAGGGGCTGCGAATCCGAAACCGACACGGAAGAGTTTGAAAAAGTGGGACAAAGTCCAATCGACCGTCGTCGCCGGTCCCGCTCGAAGGTGCCGCCGGTGGACACCTGCAGCATGGCCACGTCCACGGAACGGGTGCTGCAGGCGAGCGCAGAAACACTGACAGAGGTGCGAACAATCAAAAATACTaccactactactactactagcAGTCCCACAAGTAACTCATTGCCCAAACTAACAACTAACGTACCAAGTGCCGCTAGTCCCCGGCCCAGTTCCGGCGGTGACTGCTGCTGCCCGGTCATTCCGGAAGAGTCTCCAACCGCTCAAAATGAAGCCTCGCTTCTGCCTGCGCCGGACCCGAAAACCCCCGGCAGTCCGTGTTTGTGCGCCGACGGTGAGTTTGTCAACTCGGAGTTTTACATCGACGAGTCGCTGCCGTCGAGCGCCACCAGCGAACGGTACCAGCGGCAGCAACAGCTCGAAATACGGCAGCTCATCGCCGATGGGCTGGCCAAGTGTGGCCGGCTGATGGCGGGGGCAACGGCAGGCAGCTATGACGAGGGGGCGGTCATACTGCTGCTACAGGTACTTGTTCCTCCCACCGGattttttagtttcattttcGAGGAGCACAATAGTTTTGTTGAgctatgaaatttgatatttcaaaaaattgaataagTGCTGTGCTTTGGTGGCAAAAGGCCTTCAAAACCAGTTCACCCCAGCACGGTGTTCCGATGGCATCGTCGCATACGTAGTGGAACGATCAAGATGAAACCGGACATGTCCTACTAACACAACTCCCATTTTCTTGTTTCTCCAATTCCCCGTCTGCAATGTAGTTCATTTTCAACCAAAGTCTCCTTACTGTTGACACAACAATCAACATCTGTATTCTCTTTCCAGGAGAACCTCGGCACCACCCGGCTCGAGGTGGAGAAGCTGAAAACCATCCTCCGGACCGTGTACCAGCTGTCCCAGTCGTCGATCTCATTTCTGCGCGAGCAGCTGTCGGCCGTACGGACCGAGAGTGCCTCGAACCGGGCCGAGTTCCGCAGCAAGCTGGAAGCCATCAATCGGGCGTGGGCTGCCATCCAGGAGGAGGCCCGCAACCGCGAGCGGGAGACCATCCAGCAGCTCACGGTGGACCACGAGCTGGAGATGAATGATCTGCGCAAAAGCATCCACCAGAAGGACGACGAGATGCAGTCGCTGCGGTCGGACAACTCGATGATCAAGGCGAGCCACATCGAGACGGTGTCCAAGTACGAGAGCGAAAAGCGCGAGCTGAACGTAACGGTCGACGAGATGAAGGAGGTGGTGAGGAAACTGGAGCAGCGACTTGCCGACGTCGAGGTGGACCGCAAGAAAGCGATCCAGGAAGCGGTGGAACAGCTCGAGCACAAGCACAAAACCGAGATCGAATCGCTGCGCTGCAGGTACAAGCTGATGACCAGCATGGACCGATCGCCGTCCGACACCAGCCTGGAGAAGATCGAAAAGCCGGACATGATCGACATTGCGAGCCACGAGCAGCTGCTGGCGCAGGCCCGGGAAGATTTCAACCGCGAGAAGGAACGTGCAATCAAAACCGCAATCGAAGAGGAACGACAACGATGGGAGTCGTCCACGGTGACGATCAAGCCGCAGCAGCGATCGATGGCCAGCTCGCCGGGAACTCCGACGGGCAGCCACGACATCTACAAGCGGATCCTGGAGGAGAAGGAGCGCCAGCTGGACGAGCTGCGGGACAAGGAATCGGTTCTGATAAGGGAGAACCAGCGATACAAGGAAACCATCCAATCGCTGACCGATCCGGAGCTCGGCTCGAACCAGCTGAACCTGAAGGAACAGCTGGAAGCGCTGGAACGCGAAAAGCAACAGCTAAGCAGGGAGCTCGAACGGCACCAGAACAGACCCAGTGGCGGGGTGTCCATCCAGTCGTGCTCCAAGGGCGACCTCGTGATGATTGTTTACAACAGCACGTACGATCAGTACACGATCGTGCAGGTAAGATCGCGTGAAACGTCCACCGTCCTCTAATTATTCTAAACCTCAAACCAATTCTCTTCCAGAACGCCCCCGTGCTGTACTTCCTGCACGCGGACAGCTACGCGGCGTTCGGGCTGACGGAGCTGGTGGCGGGCCAGGTGCCGCGGATCATCCACTGCATGGGCACGGTCGTGGACAAGGATTACTGCCACGCGCGCAAGGACGGCAACCGGTACAAGGTGTCGCGCGGTACCCGGTTCTACCGGGTCAAGGTGAAACCGGTGCCCGGTGGTAGTGGTGGCAGCAGCGGGGGAGGAAGCAGCGCGAGCCTCAGTGCCAGCGTTAGCAGCGGCACGTCGAGGAGCGCCGCCGCCGACTCGGACAAGCACTCGCACAAGAAGGAGAAGAGTAAGTTTGATGCTTTGACATTTTCACTGAATTGTCATACTGATTACAAAGATCAACATTcaacaaagtgctgatatgccaaaatAGTGCTTCCCAAACACAGACGTGTACGTTCAGTAGCTGGAATGCATTTCTGACTAATGCTCTCATTTCAAGTGACGTACATCGCTTGTGCTTTGAACAAAGTGTAGCTTTTCAGTGGATATTATAAAATAAGATATAATATGTTTAGAACACAAACTGAAATGTTTCGGGCACGCTTCCGGGGCATTTTTTTCTTGTGATGAGAAGATTAGCATTCCATTTGTAATACGTCGATGTTTTTGGATTTTCCAGTTTTGTCAGGCTGGCATAAACTTGAAACAACACGCGTATCCAACAAGCTTCAAATTTCAGCATGTTCGTTTTCGGGGTTTTCGGGTTCATGAGAAGGTTTAGTCTTCTAATACTCTAAAGTCTACTTATGCCTACAGCGTTGAATTTTGTGACAAATCGTGTGCTAAGACACCATGAACAAATCAATTTAGGCTGTGTTTCCACAATCAACAAACAGCTCGTACAACtgacagttttttttcacattttaaaatcaaatgtttcacaATTCTCCACCGAAACAATTGTTCACAACATTTAACGTCTCTCTCGCACACGCCTACTTGATGTGACTGACTGTCACTCGAGTGCTGTCACCGAGTCGACATCAGGCTATGTCGACTCACAGCCTACAGGCGCCCGCATATTGTGAGTCACCCACACATCTATAAATCAATCACAACTTACACTGACTAACATTGCCGTTCTGGTTATTGTTCCGGAATCTGAAAATAAAGTTCCGCTTATCAAcatacataaaattaaaaacattcttCCGTCCCCCTTACAGGCAAAATGAGTCGCTCGTCGTCAACCATCACGGAGCAGGGCTTGGCGGCCGCCATCAACAGCGTCGTGACGAGCACGACCACCACGACGGGAACGTCGCCGGGGCTGCTGATCGATTCGTTCGCACAAACCGAACAGCTGGGCTCTCCCTTGGGGCAGATGGAGGACTCGGCCATCAAGACCAGCGCCAGCCGGGACATGATCGACTCGGGCGTGGCTGAGCAGAACCTgcagaaccagcagcagcaacagcaacggATCAGCACCTACAAGGAGCGCAACATCTCGGTGACGGACGACGAGGACGTTGGGTACGGGGGCGGTGCCGGCAGTGCCAGTGCCAGTGTAGACGAGAGTGactcccagcagcagcagacgaGGCTGCGATACGAGAGCGTTTGCGAGGAGGAACAACCGGAAGCGGAGGAGGAGCAGGAGGATGTCgtggaccagcagcagcagccggctCCGGAAGGCGGCAACACGACGGTAAATTACTATTTGTGAAGGCTTACCACCACATGGCATCTTTCTCCTCTGACTACTCTCTGCTATTGGAAGGAACTCCGCGAACCATCATCCACACGCATACTCTCTGTCTGTTTCATGTTTGGCCAGGCCACTATCATGGGCATGCTTTTCTGATCATCCGATCATCCCCCACTCACAAGAACATGCTTCCATAGGAAATGAAACGCTTTCGAAATTTCACGATCATTGTGTCATTttggcttcttcttcttcttgtaaCACACTACAAGGTTTAGGCTTTAGCGCATTCTttcctaacattttaaaaagggaaAACATTTTAGTAGAGCAAGCTTggctattttagaatttttattgcGAAAGTTTATGTTTTAACATGCTTCAGATTGTGACAATAttaacaaaatgtttttaaatattcgcTGTAGAGACTTTatatcttatttaaaaaaaaagtctttatcAAAATAATTCGGAACGAAAACGAATCTAAAtggactgaaaattttaaaaatatatcaaacaaaatcaaaaagcttttttcgcTTGACCAACACACCAACCcctaaaattttattctttctttcttcttctttgtTCTCGTTTGCCGTTTTTTGCCTGACcgcgtgcgtgcgtgcgtgcctTGGCTTTTGCGCACACGTGTTTTGTTGCACGCGATGAACGgacacaaaataaaacaaaacagctGATGTTGTTGCGAGCTTTGCTTCTACTCAACGATGacgagtgatagagagagatagagagataGGGACGTCTGCGCCGCGAGAGCACTCGAGAGAGCGAGATAGATATATTTATAGTTGTAAAAAGAGAGCGCCGcgagcgaagaaaaaaaatgctgaaaatttttaCTTTGCGCTTGTTTTTACAAAAGAAAGAAAggaaatacattaaaaattaacCGATACACACGTACACAGAGCTCCGCAAAGATAAACACACTCACAAAAAATAGCTTAGGCTGTATGATAGAAAGAGGAAGGGAGAGCTAGAGAGCGAGCGCGCGCgcgagagagaaaaagagagcAAAACCAATAGTGAGACACGGTTGATTAAGGGAAAggacttaacaaaaaaaactttttatgttATATACTTATTTAgacaaaattgataagaaaagcaaaaaatgcaaaaacatgctggaacaaatcagaaaaaaatctgcgaATAAAGTTTTGACTGTTTAGaaaacaaatccaaaaaaacacaacttttATTTCCATTGATTGGCGGAGTCCTTTTGCTTAATGCTATCGGTGCAGTTCTCACAAAGGTTTGTTCCCCCGGGGAGAGGGAGGTTGTCCTTGCTAACCGTGTAAATAATCGTGTCTTTTTTGTTGATTGTCTGCTGTGTCCGAGGGATTTTTTTCAACGGTATTAACTGTTTTGTTGCGTCTGTTTTCCGTGGCCGTTAGCATGCTTCATTACACATGGTTGAGTATTTTTATGAAcggttgtttattttttttagtcagAAGAGaaagtaagtattttttttaattttcaacagtgttttgaaaatattgattatgATTCCACCGTGTTCttatagtcaaaaaaaaaaaactatgcaaATAACTAATTCTGTATACTGTCGAAGATTTTGTATAAATGGATCGAGTatacagcgattccacgtcaaaccagccGGACTCAGATCAACAGTGTGAATTCcaagtatttaaaaatgtttttatcccTCAACTCTGGGCATGTGCGAGggaggacaaaaaaaaattatatataaaatttggaataacaagccagaatttcaacttttccatgaaaatgcaatgaaaattatttgtattgtcatggaaatgttgaaattctggcttgttattccaaattttatatataattatttttttttgtcctccCTCGACCATGTCCAGAGTTGAgggataaaaacatttttaaatacttgGAATGGCCTAATTGttggaaaataaatttgcaacgACGCAACGTTGTTTCACtagatttaaatataaaattacgccattgcatattttttcagattttatgtaattattttttaaatataaaaaaatatctatgaTTACACAAATACATTCAACTAAATACAATTCTTTTCAAAAACCTgcctcaacacaaaaaaatcaacataactattggaaattttcattttctgttttctatttttcaagGACGAAATGATAGATTTGTTTTTTAgactttcaaattaaaaataacgtaatttcaTTTCTAAACAaactattttataaatttggtccgCAAGGTCAttcgagcttcaaatttggcctggcatccaaaaactttgagcgccCCCGAGTTAgacccttattttttttattgatgataAGGGAGGTCCTATTCGAAataatgttattaaaaaaaatgcgtttttttacattttcgcaaaattttcatttttcaaaaaatcactttttggatcgccaaacaaaaaatacggatcTATTTATTTTGACCATGGAACTCCCATGCCCAATTTGAACCAAATCTGAGCACTTTTGATCTGGATCTTGCTGGTTTGACAATTTTCGCAATATGATGTAAcagaaatgacttttttgcactaattttctttaaaaacgggccattttattctgtaaaattaccaaatctgcaccgatttgattgaaaatttcccCTGGGCCATATTTGGACCCAAAAAGAAGCCTACTTTGATTGAAATCGTAAAACTTGACTTTTAACGCCTtgtatctaatcttatctaatctaatgtcaccccttggctcaaagtcaccccatttcaaatgatttttgtgcaatctagtttttctttttttgtttggccattagggtgacctatgccatgttagggtggtccgaaaaattgcaatttagtCGATTTCCGCAAAAaaccaatttatttaaaaaaaatcataactccccgCCATTTTAAGCGATTACCGTCTGTCGCTgtcgcaaatgaaaggtgattagttggcCTTTCTAATCtgatctaatcagaccctagcgcagccaatctttcgaagggatcctggagagtgccttaggttagatgacgcctagcactcttcttgtcatttattaacatttgtagtgcgccattgcatcgaaatgcattgaaacatcacaagcgttaaaccggccaggcctactgcgtaaagccgtatcgcagagatgactcgtaattgggttgagtttgagcactgagtgttcgaacaacaacacaattctgaatcgacaggggaggaagaagcgtggggacacaccaccatacgctccgagatttggttgtattcgttgggagcaccatgctaagaaggtttggtactccgggaccctctgggatgggacattgtatttccacgaatgcccaaaggtgattagttggcctttcaaagaaaaaaagtaagcctaacatatgaaaaggtcatatgaaactttaaaatgccgttttgacggtgtcttgAGGACCTCAAGTTGAGGCTCACATGTGTATCAAAATtctataacgtcatgattcgagttcccggacgcttcgaaacccggacaactcatcttgttttatcaattatttggatataaattcgcataattattgtcaaaactgtgttatttgatgaattctaacatcaactttaatttcaaatatgtttggacgctgtagccaatgccaaaacaattaaattaaataaaaacatgagTTTACCAAAACGGTGAAACATttcgctgaaatatttcataggcgttcgaagcaccgggaagacaAAGCAGAAATGGTTctcatttccttaaattctagcatttttttgaatataaaatgtcgattgttttgatgttaacagcttatttgagacctaaagaattttatttacttaaatttcagtccaaatttgtgcgattcataagcaaaatcgagtgtccggaattcgaatcaaaagtgtccggatttcgaatcagcttttatcagtgtccgagattcgaagcacaacaagtcattttaattttgaaattctgatgaaaaatggttACAAAAGACGTATTTTGCATGCAGTCTCttttgactgttgactgtttgTACTagatcctgatgatatttctacatttccaacttattacatgattttttgccagcttttataaaaatgatatgctattaagtgtccggatttcgagtCATGACGTTATCTGTGTATGGGTATGTAAACGGAGCGTTGCATTTATAACACAGTAAAAAAGCtctaaaaacatcaaaatgcaGCTGTCAGTCGTTCGTATTACCAAATCTGTTAATTCGAAATTAGGTCCAatcgaattaacgaatccgaTCTATATGTGGTTAGGAAGGCTGTGAAGTTGGAATCGAAGCTGGAGTTGGGACTTTTAGAAAACTGAGTAGCTGGAACTGCAGTCGAAGTTCGAATCGATAAATTTTCAGATCCGGAGTCGGAGTGGgctaattttgaacaattttgcatgacaattgttgttgttgtcagaGTCGCGAAATTTTCAGAAGCCAGCGATGGTGTCGGAGTCTGAGTagtaataaagaaaattttgaattattcctcCAAAAGGCTCAAGTTAAAAGTGGGTGATTTTAACATTATTGCCGTATGGATGCTCTAGAATTTTGAACAAATCGTTGTTTTCTCGTTGAAACTTAACGAAACTTTAGGAAACTTCAAGGGTGCACACTTGATAGGTACTTTGTATTGTTGACTAGTTTCAACATTGTTCGCAATTTTTATGGGTTTCATTATTTATCTCTGGTATGGAAtctagttttgtgattttgtaaAGAAGTGAAAATGGCATTGAATGctaaacaaaaattcaatttgggGTCATTCTCTGACCGGTAGgagatgggtttcgactagcgacgtgctgggtttccaatccagaggtcgtgagttcgattctcgtaccggaaTGATCTCTGCCAACTAAATTAATATCATAATGCAAGTGCGACAAGATACATACCACAATTGGGACGATTTGATAAAAATCTGGACTTGGATTCAGATCAAGAGAGGATATCCGCTGGAAATACAAGTATTGGGATCATAGGCACGACCTTTTAAAATAAGCATTTTGTTAGTTGATTCTAATCTGGGTCTAACTTAAGGATTCCACACCATAACTTAACCTCCACAACCTCCAACCTCTCTGGTCCGTAACTAAAACATCTGCCTAATACCGCAAACGCTTCCGAAGATTAAAACTCACCACACTGGTAACCGTCGTTTAACCCCTTCAAACAGGCCCCGAACACCCGTCTGTCACCGTTACCGGAACTTACGGGAGACACCGTCGACGCCCCTTCGTTGTCGGTATTTCTTAGCACCAGCACCGGAAGTAGCATAGCGGAAGAGCTGGTGGCTACCAGCACCTCGGGCGCGGGCTCTCTCCAACAGTTGACGACCCTGGCGGACGACGTGAGCGATTCGGCCGATTCCGAGTACCGGTCGCTGGAGAccaaggacgacgacgacgacgaagattaCTGCCTCGAATGATGAGCCACTGCCCGGAGCGGGAGTGTGTGGTGTGCTTTTAATTGGCTTTcgatttgctgaaaatttgtgtGCTGCGATTTTAGGCTGTAAGAAGTAACCGATTTGTAATTAAACAAGTGAGGCATGCTTAATATAATGTTTCGTGAAATCACTTGAGCCACACAATACGATCACTTTAAACCTCACCAGCTGAATTTGGCTACATCGAAATTTAGGGACACTATGAGTGGTGAACCAAATGACAAAACATTCAGAAAATATAGAGGAAAATTCTtggtttacaattttacaatttattttacttttttatttatttcttcaaGGGTTCCCCTTTGTCGATTGGCGCACTAGTGCTGCACTATTTGATGCTTCCAAAATGTAAGTTAAGCTGAGTAGAGTGACTTGTTTTGCGTGTTTTGCttacttttttaacttttcggCATGTTTCGAATTATAGTTCTCAATTTATCATCTCtgttataatttcaaatatGGATTTGgaccaaaaatatatatttctcgttttattactataaaaaaacttcaatgaaaTTAAGTAACATCTGATGTGaaattttcatggtttttgaagcctacaaaattttatttatgtttaacaAACATTAAATGCATAATgaacaatcaaatttttatcgaaaatattttgatctttttcctctaaaatttatctaaaaaatctaaaaaaatcaaaaatatttaaaaaaaacttatattatCTTTTACAAAAACAATTCTGTATTTCAGtcaatttcatttctttttctagagagttttgttaaaaaatgtttggtttttATCAATATCAAAATGTTGAACGAAATTAAGCCCTTTTTCAGCAACTCTGTAGcttcttttttcattgtatttttattCGGATGAAACCTTGTCAGTCAGAGTTTTTCCGTGAAATCTGTTTATGGAAAGTCTATTCCAAAATTTGCTACCTATCATTTTCGGACGTTTGCCAAAGTTTgcaaaagacaccaaatcgatcaaaaagccctttctcaaatattttaatagcatttttttatggacagacCCACTATTTGTATGAAGAAATCTATTAtggaaaatggcttatttggacatAAGAAATCAATGAgaaaagtttcatccaattaataaaaaaaatcgcgaaaaaaatttagaaaaccaaacaattagtttttttgttaaattttggatttttttattattaaattatattcgAAAAGATTATGTTTACAAATCTAAATAATGATGAATAAATGGATCAAGTGTTGAtgttcatttgatacccatcaaaataacaatttaagagAACCGTCAAATGGGAAAACAGGACCTGCAGTCTGAATGGGGATGGCAGTTTTTTGGGcactttaaaatttccaatGTTGGAAATGGATTGATACATTTTGTTGCTATGATTTCCTTTAACAGAAACCAACCAGAAACTTTTAAATGTTAAACAAAATCATGGCTAGAGCCCCAGTTGATGGTtaacatataaaaatattacaattccttttaaaataataatcatttaaaattggATTTAACCCAAATATTCGAAACGCAATGTCAATTTGAGTTTTTAACTGACTGATAAAAAAACTGGTTGGTATACGTATTTTCAAGTTTCTGTTTTATACTCCACAAAACAGAAACATTATTTCTAAGCTGCCatcattcattaaatttatataTTATTTGCCTTGTTTGCATCTTTTTGTTTGCGTT harbors:
- the LOC120414732 gene encoding RB1-inducible coiled-coil protein 1 isoform X3, producing the protein MLYVFHVDTGRMLTFEMSKALEIVRSLKETIERHHGIPCASIVLLVSGGEVLQDTQRVCNYSAGTDTNPIYMFSKSVLDARNQPAPWPSIETDNDLKAQVDKCLELPATYNTVVTRSLLAQQICEMAKEEAKTCETLIHEQHLQQQGWAAVVANMEDSVMEFQERVADFYRRYEEHRQRFTEHMEILSAFDHDLKQLSEIPILSTLMENAASRPFGNFDEAYVDAGNTANSTSSGSVKTTSNSEPATAAIAAAASTTDAEGTTPSQGEEKAVALAGSGSAEQQQTGSSGISDKDKAKCISLLDWISASEGQRMLKRMAEECTSGLEQFEKHTVGLKQNIDKAVEASQRGDIKEIKGLEERLCDLDKVMYEARKIVSDQNELAQSFQQNQNRANTLGDTSILPDLCASHKSQLIVMLQNHKNLRDIRRRCAKCKEELGNNLFQRLRYIIHVETRVWEIDNSILFYHTSLKRLQKHLGIIEQIHMAPCMYVSAVTEVVRRRMFSSSFLRWASDLACRLMTIHNEEVMRRHEFTAQFEGHFLSTLFPGMDDMPPSYAIQAPSIFDSSLPALNKRDLQELSTFLPELTEKIQLPNIDSVIDFFSSRSVEGTNQSKSSGLQEYPPDMGAAEPTAIDGKGDADSATTAQQPTKEGCESETDTEEFEKVGQSPIDRRRRSRSKVPPVDTCSMATSTERVLQASAETLTEENLGTTRLEVEKLKTILRTVYQLSQSSISFLREQLSAVRTESASNRAEFRSKLEAINRAWAAIQEEARNRERETIQQLTVDHELEMNDLRKSIHQKDDEMQSLRSDNSMIKASHIETVSKYESEKRELNVTVDEMKEVVRKLEQRLADVEVDRKKAIQEAVEQLEHKHKTEIESLRCRYKLMTSMDRSPSDTSLEKIEKPDMIDIASHEQLLAQAREDFNREKERAIKTAIEEERQRWESSTVTIKPQQRSMASSPGTPTGSHDIYKRILEEKERQLDELRDKESVLIRENQRYKETIQSLTDPELGSNQLNLKEQLEALEREKQQLSRELERHQNRPSGGVSIQSCSKGDLVMIVYNSTYDQYTIVQNAPVLYFLHADSYAAFGLTELVAGQVPRIIHCMGTVVDKDYCHARKDGNRYKVSRGTRFYRVKVKPVPGGSGGSSGGGSSASLSASVSSGTSRSAAADSDKHSHKKEKSKMSRSSSTITEQGLAAAINSVVTSTTTTTGTSPGLLIDSFAQTEQLGSPLGQMEDSAIKTSASRDMIDSGVAEQNLQNQQQQQQRISTYKERNISVTDDEDVGYGGGAGSASASVDESDSQQQQTRLRYESVCEEEQPEAEEEQEDVVDQQQQPAPEGGNTTGSPLSIGALVLHYLMLPKSH
- the LOC120414732 gene encoding RB1-inducible coiled-coil protein 1 isoform X5 — protein: MLYVFHVDTGRMLTFEMSKALEIVRSLKETIERHHGIPCASIVLLVSGGEVLQDTQRVCNYSAGTDTNPIYMFSKSVLDARNQPAPWPSIETDNDLKAQVDKCLELPATYNTVVTRSLLAQQICEMAKEEAKTCETLIHEQHLQQQGWAAVVANMEDSVMEFQERVADFYRRYEEHRQRFTEHMEILSAFDHDLKQLSEIPILSTLMENAASRPFGNFDEAYVDAGNTANSTSSGSVKTTSNSEPATAAIAAAASTTDAEGTTPSQGEEKAVALAGSGSAEQQQTGSSGISDKDKAKCISLLDWISASEGQRMLKRMAEECTSGLEQFEKHTVGLKQNIDKAVEASQRGDIKEIKGLEERLCDLDKVMYEARKIVSDQNELAQSFQQNQNRANTLGDTSILPDLCASHKSQLIVMLQNHKNLRDIRRRCAKCKEELGNNLFQRLRYIIHVETRVWEIDNSILFYHTSLKRLQKHLGIIEQIHMAPCMYVSAVTEVVRRRMFSSSFLRWASDLACRLMTIHNEEVMRRHEFTAQFEGHFLSTLFPGMDDMPPSYAIQAPSIFDSSLPALNKRDLQELSTFLPELTEKIQLPNIDSVIDFFSSRSVEGTNQSKSSGLQEYPPDMGAAEPTAIDGKGDADSATTAQQPTKEGCESETDTEEFEKVGQSPIDRRRRSRSKVPPVDTCSMATSTERVLQASAETLTEENLGTTRLEVEKLKTILRTVYQLSQSSISFLREQLSAVRTESASNRAEFRSKLEAINRAWAAIQEEARNRERETIQQLTVDHELEMNDLRKSIHQKDDEMQSLRSDNSMIKASHIETVSKYESEKRELNVTVDEMKEVVRKLEQRLADVEVDRKKAIQEAVEQLEHKHKTEIESLRCRYKLMTSMDRSPSDTSLEKIEKPDMIDIASHEQLLAQAREDFNREKERAIKTAIEEERQRWESSTVTIKPQQRSMASSPGTPTGSHDIYKRILEEKERQLDELRDKESVLIRENQRYKETIQSLTDPELGSNQLNLKEQLEALEREKQQLSRELERHQNRPSGGVSIQSCSKGDLVMIVYNSTYDQYTIVQNAPVLYFLHADSYAAFGLTELVAGQVPRIIHCMGTVVDKDYCHARKDGNRYKVSRGTRFYRVKVKPVPGGSGGSSGGGSSASLSASVSSGTSRSAAADSDKHSHKKEKSKMSRSSSTITEQGLAAAINSVVTSTTTTTGTSPGLLIDSFAQTEQLGSPLGQMEDSAIKTSASRDMIDSGVAEQNLQNQQQQQQRISTYKERNISVTDDEDVGYGGGAGSASASVDESDSQQQQTRLRYESVCEEEQPEAEEEQEDVVDQQQQPAPEGGNTTLTENYF
- the LOC120414732 gene encoding RB1-inducible coiled-coil protein 1 isoform X2, which encodes MLYVFHVDTGRMLTFEMSKALEIVRSLKETIERHHGIPCASIVLLVSGGEVLQDTQRVCNYSAGTDTNPIYMFSKSVLDARNQPAPWPSIETDNDLKAQVDKCLELPATYNTVVTRSLLAQQICEMAKEEAKTCETLIHEQHLQQQGWAAVVANMEDSVMEFQERVADFYRRYEEHRQRFTEHMEILSAFDHDLKQLSEIPILSTLMENAASRPFGNFDEAYVDAGNTANSTSSGSVKTTSNSEPATAAIAAAASTTDAEGTTPSQGEEKAVALAGSGSAEQQQTGSSGISDKDKAKCISLLDWISASEGQRMLKRMAEECTSGLEQFEKHTVGLKQNIDKAVEASQRGDIKEIKGLEERLCDLDKVMYEARKIVSDQNELAQSFQQNQNRANTLGDTSILPDLCASHKSQLIVMLQNHKNLRDIRRRCAKCKEELGNNLFQRLRYIIHVETRVWEIDNSILFYHTSLKRLQKHLGIIEQIHMAPCMYVSAVTEVVRRRMFSSSFLRWASDLACRLMTIHNEEVMRRHEFTAQFEGHFLSTLFPGMDDMPPSYAIQAPSIFDSSLPALNKRDLQELSTFLPELTEKIQLPNIDSVIDFFSSRSVEGTNQSKSSGLQEYPPDMGAAEPTAIDGKGDADSATTAQQPTKEGCESETDTEEFEKVGQSPIDRRRRSRSKVPPVDTCSMATSTERVLQASAETLTEENLGTTRLEVEKLKTILRTVYQLSQSSISFLREQLSAVRTESASNRAEFRSKLEAINRAWAAIQEEARNRERETIQQLTVDHELEMNDLRKSIHQKDDEMQSLRSDNSMIKASHIETVSKYESEKRELNVTVDEMKEVVRKLEQRLADVEVDRKKAIQEAVEQLEHKHKTEIESLRCRYKLMTSMDRSPSDTSLEKIEKPDMIDIASHEQLLAQAREDFNREKERAIKTAIEEERQRWESSTVTIKPQQRSMASSPGTPTGSHDIYKRILEEKERQLDELRDKESVLIRENQRYKETIQSLTDPELGSNQLNLKEQLEALEREKQQLSRELERHQNRPSGGVSIQSCSKGDLVMIVYNSTYDQYTIVQNAPVLYFLHADSYAAFGLTELVAGQVPRIIHCMGTVVDKDYCHARKDGNRYKVSRGTRFYRVKVKPVPGGSGGSSGGGSSASLSASVSSGTSRSAAADSDKHSHKKEKSKMSRSSSTITEQGLAAAINSVVTSTTTTTGTSPGLLIDSFAQTEQLGSPLGQMEDSAIKTSASRDMIDSGVAEQNLQNQQQQQQRISTYKERNISVTDDEDVGYGGGAGSASASVDESDSQQQQTRLRYESVCEEEQPEAEEEQEDVVDQQQQPAPEGGNTTGSPLSIGALVLHYLMLPKCKLS